A stretch of DNA from Bacillota bacterium:
GTTCGCGACCGCGGGCGTCCGGAAGGCGGCCCGAGTGATAGCACGTATGGCGTCCACGCGTGATGGCACGGGCCGGCGACGACCTCACGAGCATGGCTCTATGAGCAGATGCCTTATGAGCAGATTGACTTCGCATCGCCTTCGGGGTACCCTGGACGGGGTAACCAGCAATTCCTCCAGGGGGATGGATATGAGGAGATCGCTGACGGACGGGCAGGCGGCACTGTTGCGGGCCCTGGGGCATCCGGCCCGGCTGCGCATCATCCAGTTCCTGGCTGAGGGAGAAGGGTGCGCCGGAAGGGGCTGCACCGGCGAGAGGTGCGTGTGCGAGATCATCCCCGCGCTGGGCATGGAACAGTCCAGCGTATCCAAGCACCTGGCCATCCTGCGGGAGCGGGGAGTGGTGGAGTCGCGGCGGGAGGGAACCCGCATCTTTTACTCGCTGGTGGACCCCCGCGTCCGGGACATCCTCCGGCTGGCAGAGGAGGTCACCATGGGGCACCTGGCCCGGGCAGAGCGCATGCTGGCGGAGGCTCGCGCTGCCGCCGCCACCGAAGACATACCGGGGTGACCCCCGGATCGGTAGCGGCCCCTTGCCGGCAGGGGTTGCGATCTTCATCGCCGCTGGCGTGGCCTGGGCAAACGGCATTCGCCCACCTTGGGCTGGGCCTGGCCCTGGTCGCCGGTCTAATTCGCTGTCAACACCGGGGGCGAGGACCAGCTGCCATCCCAGCCGCGGGGAGTTGCACCGCTCGGGTTCGGAGCATGCCGGCCCGGAGGGCACCGGGTCGCATCGCACCGGGTCGGACTGCGGGGTGTCGAAGCGCATGGGGCCGGAGCGCAGGGTCAGGGCCTGGAAGCAGCGCCAGGGGGAGAATCCCAGCCGGGCGTAAAACCCGGTGGCTTCTTCCGCCGGCTCCACCGTGAGGCGGACGCAGCCAAAGTCCCGTGCCAGCCCGGCCGCAGCTACCACGCTCGCCAGGGCAACCAGGGGAAAGCTTGATTCTCCTGCCGCGCCGCAGAGGGCAGTTCCCCGAGGGTGACCTGCTTTCTGCCGGGTCCGTATACTGTTAGCGGCCCGGCAGGAGGTACCCCGATTGGCCACTCCCCAACCCCGCAACGCCGACCAGGTGCTGGAATGGGTCCGCCAGGGCGTGGTTTCACCCGTGGAGGCGCTCGAGCTCCTGTATCATCTGGGGCCCGAAGCGAGAGCACCCGCGGGCGTGCCCCGCCCGGCATACTCCCAGGTGACCGGTGCCGTCCCTGCCGGCCTGCCCAGCGCCCACGCGGGACGGAGGACCGCCGCGGACTTACGGCCTGCCGCCTTAGCCGGTGAGCAGGGACAGGCGGGAGCGTGGTCGCCCCAGCCCGGGGTCACGGCAGACAGGGGGATGCCTGACAGGCACGCGCTGGAGGCCATCTGGCGGGAGCTGGACTCGCTGGTGGGGCTGAGGGACATCAAGGACCTGATCCGGGAGATCTACGCCTTTGCCGAGATCCAGAAGCGACGGCAGCAGGAAAACCTGGCGGCGGAGCCTCCCGTCCTGCACATGATTTTCCGCGGCAACCCGGGCACCGGCAA
This window harbors:
- a CDS encoding metalloregulator ArsR/SmtB family transcription factor; this translates as MRRSLTDGQAALLRALGHPARLRIIQFLAEGEGCAGRGCTGERCVCEIIPALGMEQSSVSKHLAILRERGVVESRREGTRIFYSLVDPRVRDILRLAEEVTMGHLARAERMLAEARAAAATEDIPG